In the Ricinus communis isolate WT05 ecotype wild-type chromosome 3, ASM1957865v1, whole genome shotgun sequence genome, GGTAACTCAATCTaaactaaattacttttaagACATTCAAGATTTATGAATATTCCACCACTTAATTACATGGTAAGAATCTTATGTAGTAATTTGCTAGTTCTTCCTTGTATCTCTCAAGCAATTTTGACTCTTTTAACTCTCTATCCCATTGTACTTTTTCTTCCCACTCATTCCTAAGTTCACTTAAACAGAATTTGACTAAGTAAAGTAAACACGTGTCACTAATTATATTACTTAACACTAATCATTTTTAACCCATATCACTCCTTTCTTCTAAGCACATAATTTTTCCACTCCTTCCTTCCTTGTATAAGCACACAAATCCTTTCATTCACATGGAAGACAACACTAACCCTAATCCTAACCCTAACCCTAATCCCATGGAAACAGTAGCTGTAACAGTCACCGAAGAAGAAGCTAAACCTAATAGAGAAGTTCCAGAGAAAAAGATGACAGATAAAGCAATCCAAGTGAAAAACATTGCTGGCTTGATCTCAATAATAACCTTCATTCTTTCTCTTCCAATCCTAGCTTCAGTTATATGGCTACTCTACATGAAAGATTATGATTGTGAGAAGCTCTTGACCTTACCAAAATTACAGATTGGGCTAGGAGTCGGCCTGgtctttgttttcttgattaGTAATGCTGCTGTCTTCCTAAGCAGGCGATTTCCAGTGCCAGGTTTTTTTATAGTTATGGTACCCTTGATTGTTATATTTACAATGGGACTCGCACTTGTGGGAGGTTACAAGATGGAGAGTAGAAGAATAATGGCTACACCAATGTggttcaaagaaaaagttcgTGATGAAAGCTACTGGACAAATATCAAATCTTGTATCTATAGCAAAGGCCTTTGCGATGACTTGGCATATAGATCACTGGCTGTCAAAGCATTTGATTTCAGTACAAGAAAATTATCATCTGTTGAGGTAGctatttttattccttttcttgttgtttcattttctttttctataaacagatattatatttaatttactcAACATGTAGTggaaaattgattaaatttctGAATTAGTTATCCGGCGGGGGAGAATgaaatttcaaatgaaaataattcaTGTTATTACAAtctaaatttctaatttaagaaaaacttaGAGAGCGAGTTAATCTAATATGCCATCTGTAGACAAAATCA is a window encoding:
- the LOC8277250 gene encoding tetraspanin-15, whose product is MEDNTNPNPNPNPNPMETVAVTVTEEEAKPNREVPEKKMTDKAIQVKNIAGLISIITFILSLPILASVIWLLYMKDYDCEKLLTLPKLQIGLGVGLVFVFLISNAAVFLSRRFPVPGFFIVMVPLIVIFTMGLALVGGYKMESRRIMATPMWFKEKVRDESYWTNIKSCIYSKGLCDDLAYRSLAVKAFDFSTRKLSSVESGCCKPPNSCQMEYVNATYWTKADKIGDMEEKAQVYNRDCDLWNNSRTALCYDCESCKGGFVEMLESKWWRLGVFLILMALLLILAHMLLFIAVMWGHYNGS